The proteins below are encoded in one region of Ostrea edulis chromosome 3, xbOstEdul1.1, whole genome shotgun sequence:
- the LOC125675131 gene encoding general transcription and DNA repair factor IIH helicase subunit XPB-like isoform X2 yields the protein MDKEEDEEEDTKTVSFEVKQEKIEVIQKRCIELEYPLLAEYDFKNDTVNPDINIDLKPSTILRPYQEKSLRKMFGNGRARSGVIVLPCGAGKTLVGVTAACTVRKRTICLATSGVAVEQWKQQFKLWSTADDSIICRFTSDAKDKPIGSSILISTYSMLAHSTKRSWEAEKVMEWMQSQEWGIMILDEVQTIPARMFRRVLTIVNAHCKLGLTATLVREDDKIADLNFLIGPKLYEANWMELQNNGYIARVQCAEVWCPMAPEFYREYLNTKSQKKLLLSVVNPNKFRACQFLIRYHERRNDKIIVFSDNVFALKSYAIKLNKPYLYGPTSQGERMQILQNFVHNPKVNTIFVSKVADTSFDLPEANVLIQISAHGGSRRQEAQRMGRILRAKKGAVAEEYNAFFYSLVSQDTMEMHFSLKRQRFLVNQGYAYKVITKLAGMEEENLGYDTKEEQAQLLQKVCAATEQDAEEERLAGEGGFSQVSRRVGSMSSMSGADDSLYMEFKGKKLAASSGHAHPLFKRFRKI from the exons ATGGACAAAGAAGAAGATGAGGAAGAGGATACCAAAACCGTGTCATTTGAGGTCAAGCAAGAGAAGATCGAGGTCATACAGAAAAG ATGTATAGAGCTGGAATATCCGCTGTTGGCAGAATATGACTTCAAGAATGATACAGTCAATCCCGACATCAA CATAGATCTGAAGCCGTCTACGATCTTACGACCATACCAGGAGAAGAGTCTCAGGAAGATGTTCGGAAACGGTCGAGCTCGGTCCGGTGTCATCGTATTGCCCTGTG GTGCCGGAAAGACTTTGGTGGGTGTGACAGCGGCGTGTACTGTCAGGAAGAGGACGATTTGTCTAGCCACATCAGGGGTCGCTGTAGAGCAGTGGAAACAACAG TTTAAGTTGTGGTCCACAGCAGATGACAGTATCATATGCAGATTTACTTCTGATGCCAAGGACAAACCAATAG GATCTTCCATCCTAATCAGTACCTACTCAATGTTGGCCCATTCCACCAAACGTTCTTGGGAGGCAGAAAAAGTCATGGAGTGGATGCAGAGTCAGGAATGGGGAATCATGATTCTGGACG AGGTACAGACAATTCCAGCTCGCATGTTTAGGCGTGTTCTGACGATCGTGAATGCTCACTGTAAGCTTGGGCTGACTGCTACACTGGTCCGAGAGGATGATAAAATTGCTGACCTGAATTTCCTGATTGGACCGAAGCTGTACGAGGCAAATTGGATGGAACTACAGAATAATGGGTACATCGCCCGAGTGCAGTGTGCAGAG GTTTGGTGCCCTATGGCTCCAGAATTTTACAGAGAGTATCTCAATACCAAATCACAAAAGAAACTG TTGTTGTCAGTCGTGAATCCAAACAAATTTCGAGCTTGTCAGTTCCTGATCAGATACCACGAGAGACGTAACGACAAAATCATAGTGTTCTCGGATAATGTGTTTGCCCTGAAAAGTTATGCCATTAAGCTGAATAA GCCATATTTGTATGGACCCACCTCACAAGGGGAGAGAATGCAGATTTTACAGAACTTTGTCCATAATCCAAAAGTCAACACCATCTTTGTATCCAAG GTTGCTGATACTTCCTTTGACCTCCCAGAAGCCAATGTGCTAATTCAGATCTCGGCCCACGGTGGCTCACGTAGGCAGGAGGCCCAGAGGATGGGAAGAATTCTAAGGGCTAAAAAGG GCGCTGTAGCGGAGGAGTACAACGCCTTCTTTTACTCCCTGGTTTCCCAGGATACAATGGAGATGCACTTCTCTCTGAAGAGACAGAGGTTTCTAGTCAACCAGGGCTATGCCTACAAAGTCATCACCAAACTCGCCGGCATGGAGGAA GAAAATCTGGGTTATGATACAAAAGAGGAGCAAGCTCAGCTGTTACAGAAGGTGTGTGCTGCCACGGAACAGGACGCTGAGGAGGAAAGACTGGCCGGAGAGGGGGGATTCTCACAG GTTAGCAGGAGGGTGGGTAGTATGAGTTCTATGTCGGGAGCAGACGACAGCCTTTATATGGAATTCAAGGGCAAGAAACTGGCAGCCTCAAGCGGCCATGCTCACCCTCTGTTTAAAAGGTTCAGAAAAATCTGA